Proteins from a single region of Apium graveolens cultivar Ventura chromosome 7, ASM990537v1, whole genome shotgun sequence:
- the LOC141673254 gene encoding uncharacterized protein LOC141673254, whose product MMNIDLNLPVDYDETIPEGGDNIFQEEYTSHTHERTNESTQSTPKNARSYIFDLNQSPRFDLNEPPPSEHPSPPHTQGDENESGTMVRSKTKNLSNDDRRAIYIALLKKSVNGKLKWGTTKAVANEFSVTMRTVQRIWKRAKETSNGVVNVSHLKIKNCGRKRVQIDLQQLKSIPLSKLTTLRSTAYAIKVAKSTLFRCLKRGGKIRRHSNSIKPFLIDKNKRSRVEFCLSMLDKNSFPNSPQFVNMENIIHIDKKWFYLTKKSENYYLVVDEEEPHRTLARPRYDAGGNEIFSGKIGIYPFVTKEPAKRSSVNRVAGTLETKVITSIGRDVIRSYLIERVLPDIRAKWPDGNNITVYIQQDNARTHLDPTDREFCEVVSIFGFDIRLMCQPSNSPDLNILDLGFFSAIQSLRYKECPKTIDELITVVERSFQAYPPRTLNKIFCTLQRCMMEILRVQGSNKYKIPHMKKSILERQDRLPRQMKCDVQLVKNAISWLNLGS is encoded by the exons ATGATGAACATTGATTTGAATTTACCAGTGGATTATGATGAAACTATACCAGAAG GTGGAGATAATATTTTTCAAGAAGAGTATACATCTCATACTCATGAAAGAACAAATGAATCAACTCAATCAACTCCAAAAAATGCAAGATCATATATTTTTGATTTAAACCAATCCCCTCGTTTTGATTTGAATGAGCCTCCACCTTCAGAGCATCCTTCTCCTCCTCACACACAAG GTGATGAAAATGAGTCAGGCACAATGGTCAGATCAAAAACAAAAAATTTATCCAATGATGACCGTCGTGCCATATACATTGCCTTATTAAAGAAAAGTGTAAATGGAAAGTTAAAATGGGGTACAACAAAGGCCGTCGCAAATGAATTTTCAGTTACCATGCGTACGGTTCAACGTATCTGGAAAAGGGCAAAGGAGACTTCCAATGGAGTGGTTAATGTTTCGCatcttaaaataaaaaattgtgGTCGCAAAAGAGTACAAATAGATCTTCAACAACTTAAAAGTATTCCTCTGTCTAAACTGACAACTCTTCGTTCTACGGCCTATGCGATCAAGGTTGCAAAATCAACATTGTTTAGGTGCCTCAAACGTGGTGGAAAAATAAGAAGACATTCTAATTCTATCAAGCCATTTTTGATCGATAAAAACAAGAGAAGTCGAGTTGAATTTTGTTTATCAATGTTGGATAAAAATAGTTTTCCAAATAGTCCTCAATTTGTGAATATGGAGAATATCATTCATATTGATAAGAAGTGGTTTTATTTGACCAAGAAATCTGAAAATTATTATCTTGTTGTAGATGAAGAGGAGCCTCATCGCACAT TAGCAAGGCCACGATATGACGCAGGAGGAAATGAAATTTTTTCCGGTAAGATTGGCATATATCCTTTTGTTACAAAAGAGCCAGCTAAAAGGAGCAGTGTCAATCGAGTGGCAGGAACTCTCGAAACAAAAGTAATAACTTCAATCGGAAGGGACGTAATAAGATCATACTTGATCGAGAGAGTTTTACCGGATATTCGAGCAAAATGGCCAGATGGAAATAATATCACTGTGTACATTCAACAAGATAATGCAAGAACACATCTTGATCCTACTGATAGAGAATTTTGTGAAGTTGTCTCAATATTTGGATTTGATATTCGTTTAATGTGCCAGCCATCAAACTCTCCTGATCTAAATATATTAGACCTTGGCTTTTTCAGTGCCATTCAATCACTACGCTATAAGGAGTGTCCAAAAACCATTGATGAGCTTATCACGGTTGTTGAAAGATCATTTCAGGCTTACCCTCCTAGAACATTAAACAAAATTTTTTGTACCCTGCAAAGGTGTATGATGGAAATTCTAAGAGTACAAGGCTCCAACAAGTATAAGATACCCCATATGAAAAAGAGTATTTTGGAGAGACAAGACAGACTCCCTCGCCAGATGAAGTGTGATGTCCAACTTGTGAAAAATGCAATTAGCTGGTTGAATTTAGGTAGTTAG
- the LOC141673255 gene encoding exocyst complex component EXO70A1-like produces MEIIPFSPSKGMKTLFNCEDIKLVRLDSAAQVMIELESPSQLRRLIYDGDQDRFQEYLSAVDEIQKFIKSGLITGYRIHHWTRAKKTLQQLFQEILNCSIRETKSDALSSTVNSSSITSSYGYELQGSNHLEHGDLSREQIYRLQSIVERLHSSGCIGGCIEVYKISRKSAVDARFLRFCIGKWTINDLQNLDCEEFAAKIRIWILAAYRCYNSIFPGEKQYYERIFHGLGDITYDNCFLPIVKHAAIELNNFVDAVSSVASFQKLFAVLELYEALVVILPKIQNMFHSESAADMSHWASKTTKALPNLIRKLMMCFEDTVLNERLNSAPSNGIIHSLTEYTMTYVAKIIRNKELLTNIIVSRPTKSLGNQADDKFLEASNGTPLGLHIIWIMMSLRINLEGKSSFCEDSLLRYIFLMNNVGYITRTIKESPELLEIIGRDYPLKLRKDVLQLAEEYISSLSQRVLYCLRDGGLNCKFLFFNLVSKKALKKRYKSFNATFEVVCLINSYVLDMQLASQLDALILCKLLPALKSFLEKYGSYIQFEWYKENDTSNAHQSTWRESLRKLLMEQRLYTKVLQLQLTLEYKY; encoded by the coding sequence ATGGAAATTATACCATTTTCTCCATCTAAAGGCATGAAGACCTTATTCAACTGTGAAGATATTAAGTTGGTACGTTTGGATTCAGCTGCACAAGTAATGATAGAACTAGAATCTCCATCGCAGCTACGACGACTCATCTATGACGGAGACCAGGATCGATTCCAGGAGTACTTGAGTGCAGTAGATGAGATTCAGAAATTTATCAAGTCAGGTTTGATCACGGGGTATAGGATTCATCATTGGACTCGTGCTAAGAAAACGCTCCAGCAGTTGTTTCAAGAGATATTAAATTGCTCAATCCGAGAGACAAAATCTGATGCTTTGAGTTCCACTGTAAACTCTAGTAGCATCACTAGCAGTTATGGCTACGAGTTGCAGGGAAGCAATCATCTTGAACATGGGGACCTCTCCCGAGAGCAAATTTATCGTCTCCAAAGTATAGTAGAGAGACTGCACTCCAGCGGATGCATAGGGGGCTGCATTGAGGtgtacaagatttcaagaaagTCAGCAGTGGACGCGAGGTTTCTGAGGTTTTGCATTGGGAAGTGGACCATCAATGACTTACAAAATTTGGATTGTGAAGAGTTTGCTGCAAAAATAAGAATATGGATACTAGCAGCCTATAGATGTTACAACAGCATCTTTCCCGGGGAGAAGCAATACTATGAGCGGATCTTTCATGGATTAGGAGATATCACGTATGACAATTGCTTCCTGCCTATTGTTAAACATGCTGCTATTGAGTTGAACAATTTTGTGGATGCTGTAAGTTCTGTAGCATCATTTcagaaactgtttgctgttttGGAACTGTATGAGGCCCTGGTTGTTATCTTGCCCAAGATTCAGAACATGTTCCACTCAGAATCAGCCGCAGATATGTCACATTGGGCAAGTAAGACTACGAAAGCCCTTCCAAATCTAATAAGAAAATTAATGATGTGCTTCGAGGATACTGTGCTAAATGAGCGATTAAACAGCGCACCTTCAAACGGTATAATTCATTCTTTGACAGAATATACAATGACttatgttgctaaaattatacGGAACAAGGAACTGCTAACAAATATAATTGTATCTCGGCCAACTAAAAGTTTGGGAAATCAGGCAGATGATAAATTTTTGGAAGCTTCCAACGGAACCCCATTGGGACTTCACATCATCTGGATCATGATGAGCTTGAGAATCAATTTGGAAGGTAAATCTAGTTTTTGTGAGGACTCATTGTTGCGATATATATTCTTGATGAACAATGTTGGCTATATAACACGGACTATCAAAGAGTCTCCAGAACTGCTAGAGATAATTGGAAGGGATTATCCGTTAAAGTTAAGGAAAGATGTTTTGCAGCTAGCAGAAGAGTATATATCATCCCTTTCGCAGAGGGTTTTATACTGTTTAAGAGATGGTGGATTGAACTGTAAGTTTCTATTTTTCAACCTGGTTTCAAAGAAGGCTCTGAAGAAGAGGTACAAGAGTTTCAACGCTACATTTGAGGTAGTTTGTTTGATTAACTCATATGTGTTGGATATGCAGCTGGCCAGTCAGCTTGACGCGTTGATACTATGTAAGTTGCTTCCGGCTTTGAAATCTTTTCTAGAGAAATACGGTAGCTATATACAGTTTGAATGGTACAAGGAGAACGATACGTCAAATGCTCACCAGAGTACCTGGAGAGAAAGTTTAAGAAAATTGCTGATGGAACAAAGACTATACACAAAGGTGTTGCAGTTGCAGTTGACACTGGAATATAAATACTAA
- the LOC141671594 gene encoding uncharacterized protein LOC141671594, whose translation MFEESVSNPSSIWASMNSWFTPTVLFVLLNLMIGTILFSSNLSTSPQQQNQETKLEDNQESTTTQPNQNDLNTPTLQKSPSVLQRIKSINFKSFTEAALDSDTTEQHLNQELQSAIETQTHYLFDHHQTMTAQAQYVFQEAHHESSPLTQAQIQQPHEEESTELQDDVVPQSLDEMYSHFAKLTDSHFSRTTSDTKPASGEVPAKLPAKMKKSASMKSPFAHFEETDIVEARRPETVRERSAKVTDVDEEVDAKADDFINKFKQQLKLQRIDSIMRYKEVINRGAK comes from the coding sequence ATGTTTGAAGAATCTGTATCCAACCCTTCTTCAATCTGGGCTTCAATGAACAGTTGGTTCACTCCAACTGTCCTCTTTGTTCTTCTCAATCTCATGATAGGCACCATTCTCTTTAGCTCCAACTTATCAACCTCTCCTCAACAACAAAACCAAGAGACCAAACTAGAAGACAATCAAGAATCCACCACCACTCAACCCAACCAAAATGACCTAAATACCCCTACACTTCAAAAATCCCCATCTGTTCTCCAACGCATCAAATCcattaatttcaagagtttcaCTGAAGCAGCCCTAGATTCAGACACAACTGAACAACATTTGAATCAAGAACTGCAGTCAGCTATTGAGACACAAACACATTACTTGTTTGATCACCATCAAACCATGACAGCCCAAGCCCAATACGTTTTCCAAGAAGCCCATCATGAATCAAGCCCATTAACACAAGCCCAGATCCAACAACCCCATGAAGAAGAATCAACAGAACTACAAGATGATGTGGTCCCACAAAGCTTAGATGAAATGTACAGTCATTTTGCTAAACTCACCGACAGTCACTTTAGCAGAACCACCTCCGACACAAAACCAGCCTCCGGCGAAGTTCCGGCGAAGTTGCCGGCGAAGATGAAAAAGTCGGCGAGCATGAAATCACCGTTTGCCCATTTCGAGGAAACCGACATTGTGGAAGCTCGCCGGCCGGAGACTGTGAGGGAACGGAGTGCTAAAGTGACGGACGTTGACGAAGAAGTTGACGCGAAAGCggatgatttcattaacaagtTCAAGCAACAGTTGAAGTTACAGAGGATTGATTCGATAATGAGGTACAAAGAGGTTATTAACAGAGGTGCAAAGTGA